The Lycium barbarum isolate Lr01 chromosome 10, ASM1917538v2, whole genome shotgun sequence genome includes a region encoding these proteins:
- the LOC132613174 gene encoding uncharacterized protein LOC132613174, translating to MLKNWWDNYLSEYNREQILGAVSIDTIVKMDGNNQVAEEEAREDASATLIYSIAKHFIGEPKLFQDRSLELLNNLSCPKLDDFRWYKDMFLEKVMIREDYGNDFWKERFISGLPSLFTEKVRTKIKDRFNGRIPYENLTYGDLISFINVIGLDLCTDLKLKHFLKKDQQQSRMDLGSFCQDFGFEKISAPSKKSSKMAKKATTSKSHYRKKNSDKPYKKKRFKRSPKRNLGDTCWTCGKPDHR from the coding sequence ATGTTAAAAAATTGGTGGGATAACTATCTCTCTGAATATAATAGAGAACAAATTTTAGGTGCTGTATCAATAGACACCATAGTAAAAATGGATGGAAATAACCAAGTTGCAGAAGAAGAAGCAAGGGAAGATGCTTCAGCAACATTAATATATAGTATTGCTAAACACTTCATTGGAGAACCAAAACTTTTCCAAGATAGGAGTTTAGAATTATTAAACAATCTTAGCTGCCCAAAATTAGATGAttttaggtggtataaagataTGTTTTTAGAAAAAGTCATGATAAGAGAAGACTATGGTAATGATTTCTGGAAAGAAAGATTTATTAGCGGTCTACCTTCATTATTCACCGAAAAGGTTAGAACCAAGATTAAAGATAGGTTTAATGGAAGAATTCCCTATGAAAACCTAACCTATGGAGATTTGATTAGTTTTATTAATGTGATAGGACTAGATCTATGCACAGATTTAAAACTAAAACATTTCTTGAAAAAAGATCAGCAACAATCTCGAATGGATCTAGGAAGTTTTTGTCAAGACTTTGGTTTTGAAAAAATCTCTGCCCCATCCAAGAAATCGAGTAAAATGGCTAAAAAAGCCACCACATCAAAATCTCATTATAGGAAAAAAAATTCAGATAAACCTTACAAGAAGAAAAGGTTTAAAAGATCACCAAAAAGGAATCTAGGAGATACATGCTGGACATGTGGCAAACCAGACCACAGATAA